The Amycolatopsis nigrescens CSC17Ta-90 genomic interval CGCTGTCCACCGAGTTCGCCGAGGTGTGGATCACCACCATCCTGCTGCTGCTCGGGCTGTACGTGCTGATCAGGTTCGCCTTCCTCAAACTGGGCAAGCTGATCACCGACAAGCGCCCCGGCGCCAAGTTCCTCGGCCCGCTCGGCCTGATCGCCGGGTTCGTGGACGCCACCGGTGGCGGCGGCTGGGGCCCGGTGGCCACCACCACCCTGCTCTCCTCGGGCCGGCTCGAGCCGCGCAAGGTGATCGGCTCGGTGGACACCTCGGAGTTCATCGTCGCGCTCGCCGCGAGCATCGGCTTCTTCTTCTCCCTCTCCAGCGAGCACGACCTGAACTACACCGTGGTGCTCGGCCTGATGCTCGGCGGCGTGATCGCCGCGCCGATCGCCGCCTGGCTGGTCAAGCTGGTGCCGCCGCGGGTGCTCGGCGCCGCTGCCGGCGGGCTGATCGTGTTCACCAACGCCAGGACCCTGCTCAACTCCGCGGACGCCTCCGGCGCGGTCATCACCATCGCCTACGTCGCGATCGTGCTGCTCTGGGCGGCCGGGCTGTTCGCCGCGATCCGCTCGGTGCTCACGGAGAAGCGGATGAACGTGCTGGCCGGCGAGGACGACGGCCCGGCCAGGGACGAGGACCAGCAGAAAGTCACCTCGTAACCGGGCGGTTAGGGTGCTGGCGTGACCTCGACACCAGCGACGCTCGCCGACTACCCGAAGATCGCGGCCGGCAAGGTCCGCGAGCTGTACGCCGTGGACGACGAGCACCTGCTGCTCGTCGCCTCGGACCGGATCTCGGCCTTCGACTTCATCCTGGACACCCCCATCCCGGACAAGGGCAGGGTGCTCACCGCGATGAGCGTCTTCTGGTTCGAGCTGCTGGCGGACGTGCTGCCGAACCACCTGGTCGGCTACGACGACCCACGCATCCCGGCCGAGGTGCGCGGCCGCGCGCTGCTGGTGCGGCGGCTGGAGATGCTGCCGGTCGAGGCGGTCGCCCGCGGCTACCTCGCGGGTTCGGGTTTCACCGACTACCAGCGCACGGGCTCGGTGTGCGGCGTCGAGCTGCCGGCCGGGCTGCTCGAGGCGGACAAGCTGCCGGCACCGGTGTTCACCCCGGCGTCCAAGGCCGCGCTCGGCGAGCACGACGAGAACGTCAGCTTCGAGGCCGTGGTGGCGTCGGTCGGGCGGCAGCGGGCCGAGCAGGTGCGCGATGCCACGCTGGCGATCTACCGGCGCGGCGCCGAGCACGCGGCGGCTCGCGGGATCGTGCTGGCGGACACCAAGTTCGAGTTCGGCGTGGACGAGACCGGCGCGCTGGTGCTCGGCGACGAGGTGCTCACCCCGGACTCCTCGCGCTACTGGCCCGCCGACGGCTATCTGCCGGGACGGCCGCAGCCCTCCTTCGACAAGCAGTACGTGCGGGACTGGCTGACCGGCCCGGAGTCCGGCTGGCAGCGGGCGTCCGACACCCCGCCGCCGCCGCTTCCGCCGGAGGTGGTGGCCGCGACCAGGGCGCGCTACGTCGAGGCGTACGAACGGATCAGCGGCCGTTCACTAGCTGACTGGCCCGCTCCGACCTCGTGAGTGAAAAACGTTGTCTGGTGTCCTGCGGGACACCCGCACCCGGGGCGAACGCTTTTCACTCACGACCTGGGCCAGTTACCTTGAGGTCAGGCCGCGGTCACACTGAGCTGTCCTACTGGGCAGCGTGGACACACAGCTCTTGGTCTCGCTCTCCGGAATCAGCCCGCGAACGCTGGACCGCTGCGCCGAACTGGCGGCCGAACTGGACCGCCGCAAGGTGCCGCTGACCATCCTCCACCCGCCGCGCACCGAGAACAGCCCGGCAACCGACTGGGTCCGCGACCGGCGCCTGCGCGGCGACGGCCTGCTGATGCACGGCTACGACCACCGAATCACGCCCACC includes:
- a CDS encoding sulfite exporter TauE/SafE family protein: MRILVLFGLAGFLAQLVDGTLGMAFGVTSTTTLVALGTTPAVASAAVHLAEVGTTLASGAAHWRFKNIDWRTVGILAVPGAVGAVIGAYVLTSLSTEFAEVWITTILLLLGLYVLIRFAFLKLGKLITDKRPGAKFLGPLGLIAGFVDATGGGGWGPVATTTLLSSGRLEPRKVIGSVDTSEFIVALAASIGFFFSLSSEHDLNYTVVLGLMLGGVIAAPIAAWLVKLVPPRVLGAAAGGLIVFTNARTLLNSADASGAVITIAYVAIVLLWAAGLFAAIRSVLTEKRMNVLAGEDDGPARDEDQQKVTS
- a CDS encoding phosphoribosylaminoimidazolesuccinocarboxamide synthase; the encoded protein is MTSTPATLADYPKIAAGKVRELYAVDDEHLLLVASDRISAFDFILDTPIPDKGRVLTAMSVFWFELLADVLPNHLVGYDDPRIPAEVRGRALLVRRLEMLPVEAVARGYLAGSGFTDYQRTGSVCGVELPAGLLEADKLPAPVFTPASKAALGEHDENVSFEAVVASVGRQRAEQVRDATLAIYRRGAEHAAARGIVLADTKFEFGVDETGALVLGDEVLTPDSSRYWPADGYLPGRPQPSFDKQYVRDWLTGPESGWQRASDTPPPPLPPEVVAATRARYVEAYERISGRSLADWPAPTS